From a single Candidatus Schekmanbacteria bacterium genomic region:
- a CDS encoding NAD(P)H-binding protein codes for MNILIVGATGDVGCESAKIAVEKGHKVKALIRSTSNRDKLGSAKDKIEFIEGDILDKTSLGKAMEGIDALIISIRLTPGEMKKGRTYQDVELTGVKNLVDVAKQKGVKKLIHVSAVGVGSHCVSDMYQAKHQAEETIRNSGINYTIFKPSGMFKDFRFYHVPKVIEMGETNRWPFGPVHFHMNPLSHIDLAKCMIDSLTNPKASNQSLEIGGPECITQGDLLNMIAKEAGIKANYTEGVSKEQLIEMVKNNPQKSFFSAEQIKDFINDTILDHAQIKAIFGIEFQKVGDFLKQVVPAVKASLAAKQQK; via the coding sequence ATGAATATTTTAATTGTTGGCGCAACTGGTGACGTTGGATGTGAATCAGCAAAAATTGCTGTTGAAAAAGGACACAAAGTAAAAGCTCTTATAAGAAGTACATCAAACAGAGATAAACTTGGTTCAGCAAAAGATAAAATTGAATTTATAGAGGGAGATATACTTGATAAGACTTCACTTGGTAAGGCTATGGAAGGAATCGATGCACTCATAATTTCAATCAGGCTCACACCTGGTGAAATGAAAAAAGGTCGTACTTATCAGGATGTTGAACTTACAGGAGTTAAAAACCTTGTAGATGTTGCAAAGCAGAAAGGAGTTAAGAAGCTAATTCATGTGTCTGCCGTTGGAGTCGGCTCTCACTGTGTATCTGATATGTATCAGGCAAAGCATCAGGCAGAAGAAACAATAAGAAACTCAGGTATAAATTATACCATATTTAAGCCTTCAGGCATGTTTAAGGATTTTCGTTTTTATCATGTCCCTAAAGTAATAGAAATGGGAGAAACAAACAGATGGCCTTTTGGTCCTGTCCATTTCCATATGAATCCTTTGTCTCATATTGATCTTGCAAAATGCATGATAGATTCTTTAACAAATCCGAAAGCATCGAATCAAAGCCTTGAGATTGGAGGCCCTGAGTGCATAACACAGGGCGATCTACTCAACATGATTGCTAAAGAAGCTGGGATAAAAGCTAATTACACTGAAGGCGTTTCCAAAGAACAACTCATAGAGATGGTAAAGAATAATCCTCAGAAATCTTTCTTCTCAGCTGAGCAAATCAAAGATTTTATTAATGATACAATTCTTGACCATGCACAAATTAAAGCAATCTTCGGAATCGAATTTCAGAAGGTTGGAGATTTCTTAAAACAGGTAGTTCCAGCAGTAAAAGCTTCATTAGCAGCAAAACAACAGAAATAA
- a CDS encoding adenine phosphoribosyltransferase gives MEELKKLIRDVHDFPKKGIIFKDIAPLIGNPSAFKKVIDSLALRHAGKKIDKVVSVEARGFIFGAALAYCIGAGIIPVRKPGKLPYKTTSIEYELEYGTDKLEIHDDAISAGDNVIIVDDLLATGGTINAVSKLVEKNGGIIKEIDFVIELSFLEGRKKLLGMPIFSLLTF, from the coding sequence ATGGAGGAATTAAAAAAACTAATTAGAGATGTTCATGATTTTCCTAAAAAGGGAATCATTTTTAAAGACATTGCTCCACTTATTGGGAATCCGTCAGCATTTAAAAAGGTGATTGATTCTCTTGCTTTGCGACATGCCGGTAAAAAAATTGATAAGGTTGTAAGCGTGGAAGCAAGAGGGTTTATTTTTGGAGCTGCTCTAGCGTATTGTATTGGTGCAGGCATTATACCTGTAAGAAAACCTGGGAAACTACCATATAAGACGACTAGCATTGAATATGAGCTTGAGTATGGTACTGACAAGCTTGAGATTCATGATGATGCGATTAGTGCTGGTGATAATGTTATAATAGTAGATGACCTTCTTGCTACCGGCGGAACAATTAATGCTGTTTCCAAGCTGGTAGAAAAAAATGGCGGGATAATTAAAGAAATAGATTTTGTCATTGAGCTGTCATTTCTTGAAGGCAGAAAAAAACTACTAGGTATGCCAATATTTTCTTTATTAACGTTTTAG
- the cofH gene encoding 7,8-didemethyl-8-hydroxy-5-deazariboflavin synthase subunit CofH, which yields MEYIQNIISKALSGERLSHGELSFLLKIEKNEELTLLYAAADKLRKSICGDIVTYVKNRNFNFTNICRNECKFCAFKRNHDDKDAYISPIENLINDLDISITEVCIQGGLNEDLDIEFYVTILQKIKAKHPSIHIHAFSPMEIAFISEKSKISIDNVLSILKENGLGSIPGTAAEILCDDVRKKICPGKISSDEWIRIIKTAHNLHIPTTATVMFGHIETPEQLATHLSIIRDIQEKTLGFTELVPLPFIATNTALAKEYQIPAYNVQNVFRLFAVSRLYFGSLLPNIQASWVKIGKENVKKSLSCGVNDIGGTLGEENISKAAGATYGSSITEQELIKLIISAGKIPIERNTLYRHPDKRNPSSYIQSL from the coding sequence ATGGAATACATACAGAATATAATCTCAAAAGCTCTTTCCGGGGAAAGACTTAGCCATGGTGAGTTAAGTTTTCTCTTAAAAATAGAAAAAAATGAAGAACTAACTCTTCTATACGCTGCAGCTGATAAACTCAGAAAGTCAATTTGCGGAGATATAGTAACATACGTAAAAAACAGAAATTTTAATTTTACAAATATTTGCCGCAATGAATGTAAGTTTTGCGCTTTCAAACGCAATCATGATGACAAGGATGCATATATTTCACCGATTGAAAATCTAATTAATGATTTAGATATATCTATCACAGAGGTTTGTATCCAGGGTGGGCTTAATGAAGACCTTGACATTGAGTTTTATGTAACAATATTACAAAAAATAAAGGCTAAACACCCATCAATACACATTCATGCCTTCTCTCCAATGGAGATTGCATTTATTTCAGAAAAATCAAAAATATCAATAGACAATGTTTTATCTATACTTAAAGAAAATGGCCTCGGATCAATTCCTGGAACAGCAGCAGAAATACTGTGCGATGATGTGAGAAAGAAAATCTGTCCGGGAAAAATATCTTCAGATGAATGGATAAGAATTATAAAAACAGCTCATAATTTACATATACCTACAACGGCAACTGTAATGTTCGGACATATCGAGACACCAGAACAGCTGGCAACTCACTTGTCCATAATAAGAGATATTCAGGAGAAAACTCTCGGCTTTACAGAGTTGGTTCCACTCCCATTTATCGCTACAAATACTGCTCTCGCAAAAGAATATCAGATACCTGCTTATAATGTTCAGAATGTATTCAGACTGTTTGCAGTAAGCCGCCTCTACTTTGGAAGCTTGCTCCCAAACATTCAGGCAAGTTGGGTTAAAATAGGCAAAGAAAACGTGAAAAAATCCCTGAGCTGTGGAGTAAATGACATTGGAGGAACATTAGGTGAGGAAAACATATCAAAGGCAGCAGGAGCAACTTATGGAAGCTCGATCACAGAGCAAGAATTAATAAAGCTAATCATTTCAGCAGGGAAAATTCCTATTGAACGAAACACGCTGTATAGGCACCCGGATAAAAGAAATCCCTCCTCATATATTCAATCTTTATAA
- a CDS encoding radical SAM protein — protein MEHYELLGLELELDGSGFVQGKATGTLSKELSGFFDLYLMKLNTNKVIAVKRNGNVYTCFLPPLPSKAGVKDLTRKLLRKFLNFKIPSTCTLSVTYACQAKCVHCSADNNMKKRGKELTTEEFKNVLDQAIALGVVNITLTGGEPLLRKDIFELIKHVNTDDANCMMFSNGEYLTVENCKKLSDSGLFAVMVSIDSPDPTVHDQQRGVKGLFDKAIKGIQNAKNAGILVGISTYATREDYHNGSLEKILTLGKEIGVNEVVVFDPVPTGKLMDNVNMILSMEEKEEIAKLTNEYRLRPGYPGVITQSWINGPKGSGCFAGNEQFYMTAYGDICPCDFTPLSFGNIKDDSLETIWYRLLSHPAYESKCNHCRMQDSEFRSKYIDTIPDDIIYPYEIYKNNVV, from the coding sequence ATGGAGCATTATGAATTATTAGGATTAGAACTTGAACTTGATGGGAGTGGATTTGTACAAGGTAAGGCTACTGGAACACTTTCAAAAGAATTGTCAGGTTTTTTTGACCTTTATCTTATGAAGCTTAATACCAATAAAGTAATTGCTGTTAAAAGAAATGGGAATGTTTATACTTGCTTTCTTCCTCCTTTACCAAGCAAAGCAGGTGTTAAGGACCTTACTCGAAAACTATTGAGAAAATTTCTAAATTTTAAAATCCCGTCAACCTGTACTTTAAGCGTGACATATGCCTGTCAGGCAAAATGTGTCCATTGCAGTGCAGACAATAATATGAAAAAAAGAGGGAAGGAACTCACAACGGAAGAGTTTAAGAATGTCCTTGATCAGGCAATCGCTCTTGGTGTTGTGAATATAACTCTTACAGGTGGAGAACCTCTTTTAAGAAAAGATATCTTTGAACTTATAAAACATGTTAATACTGATGATGCAAACTGCATGATGTTCTCTAACGGGGAATATCTAACGGTGGAAAATTGCAAAAAACTTTCTGATTCAGGGCTGTTCGCGGTAATGGTAAGTATTGACAGTCCAGATCCAACAGTCCACGATCAGCAAAGAGGTGTCAAAGGACTTTTTGATAAAGCCATTAAAGGAATTCAGAATGCAAAGAATGCTGGAATTCTTGTTGGAATATCAACATATGCAACGAGAGAAGATTATCACAATGGAAGTCTTGAAAAAATCCTGACACTTGGCAAAGAAATTGGAGTCAATGAAGTTGTAGTTTTTGATCCGGTTCCTACAGGAAAGCTTATGGACAATGTCAATATGATATTATCCATGGAAGAGAAAGAAGAAATAGCTAAACTGACTAATGAATACAGACTCAGACCTGGTTATCCCGGAGTAATCACTCAGTCCTGGATTAACGGACCTAAAGGATCAGGCTGTTTTGCAGGAAACGAACAATTCTATATGACGGCCTATGGAGATATCTGTCCGTGCGATTTTACACCCCTGTCTTTTGGAAATATAAAAGATGATTCGCTGGAAACTATATGGTATAGACTACTTTCACATCCTGCTTATGAGAGTAAATGCAACCATTGCAGGATGCAGGATTCTGAATTCAGATCTAAATATATAGATACAATACCAGATGATATTATTTATCCTTATGAAATTTATAAAAACAACGTTGTATAA
- the tnpA gene encoding IS200/IS605 family transposase: protein MGLYQKSSHVVDQCKYHFVWVPKYRFRILDKKLREELKKIIEQLCNWEDFVIIEGSIQLDHVHLFLSVPPKYSPSQEMKVLKGKSAERMMKAHEELRKKYWGQHMWARGYFVNTVGIDEETIKKYIAE, encoded by the coding sequence ATGGGATTATATCAGAAAAGTTCTCATGTTGTAGACCAATGCAAGTATCATTTTGTGTGGGTTCCGAAGTATCGATTTCGGATACTTGACAAGAAACTAAGGGAAGAGCTTAAGAAGATAATAGAGCAGCTATGCAATTGGGAAGATTTTGTGATAATCGAGGGGAGTATCCAGCTAGATCATGTGCATTTGTTTTTGTCTGTGCCTCCGAAATATTCTCCATCCCAAGAGATGAAGGTATTGAAAGGCAAGAGTGCAGAGCGGATGATGAAGGCTCATGAAGAATTGAGGAAAAAGTATTGGGGTCAACATATGTGGGCAAGAGGGTATTTTGTGAACACAGTTGGGATTGATGAGGAAACTATAAAAAAGTACATAGCAGAATAG
- a CDS encoding MgtC/SapB family protein, producing the protein MIDLQVTLLRLLIVTALSGIIGLERERRNQPAGFRTHIILGIGSTLTMLISIHMVEIFPQHSSDPARIAAQVVTGVGFLGAGAILRFGASVKGLTTAASLWTTAVIGLAIGSGYYSGGFIAAFIIVLALSVLNKVEKFFLGSKGDKSLLLTAIESPDILTNVEQALVMANVSIVNIRLNKNAFTKELDINAVIRVPADVDIFYLQKKLADIKDISEVEIR; encoded by the coding sequence ATGATTGATTTACAAGTAACTCTCCTTAGACTCTTAATTGTAACGGCTCTCTCTGGCATTATAGGCCTCGAAAGAGAAAGACGCAACCAGCCTGCCGGATTCAGAACACATATAATCCTTGGAATTGGCTCAACACTGACCATGCTAATATCCATTCATATGGTTGAGATTTTCCCACAGCACAGCAGTGACCCGGCACGAATTGCTGCACAGGTGGTTACTGGAGTTGGCTTCCTCGGAGCAGGTGCGATTCTACGTTTTGGGGCGAGCGTTAAGGGTCTTACAACTGCTGCAAGCCTTTGGACAACGGCAGTAATAGGCTTGGCAATAGGCAGCGGTTATTATTCCGGAGGATTTATTGCTGCGTTTATAATAGTTCTTGCTCTTTCCGTTCTTAACAAAGTTGAAAAATTCTTTCTTGGAAGCAAAGGAGATAAAAGCCTCTTATTGACTGCTATAGAGTCTCCGGATATTTTAACAAATGTTGAACAAGCTCTCGTTATGGCAAATGTATCGATAGTTAACATAAGATTGAATAAAAATGCGTTCACCAAAGAACTTGATATTAACGCAGTTATAAGAGTTCCTGCAGATGTTGACATCTTTTACCTGCAAAAGAAGCTTGCTGATATAAAGGATATCTCTGAGGTAGAAATAAGATGA
- a CDS encoding helix-turn-helix transcriptional regulator — translation MLKINLLLKNIIRRSGMTQGEIARETGVSASRLSRIIHGYTKPRKEEEEALSRLLGIESAELFQ, via the coding sequence ATGCTAAAAATAAACCTGTTGCTAAAAAACATTATAAGAAGAAGCGGTATGACACAGGGTGAAATTGCAAGAGAAACAGGGGTATCAGCTTCAAGATTATCGAGAATAATTCATGGTTATACAAAACCACGAAAAGAAGAGGAAGAAGCTCTTTCAAGGTTACTTGGCATTGAAAGTGCAGAATTATTTCAATAA
- a CDS encoding DHH family phosphoesterase, which yields MSVLLVDTGDFVLQLANAFKADRKKLIILCQNMKVTEQLFNKGYSVINASPFAKSSYRQIDFSELSEIIIGAKNIKKAKQILDFLNSRRKASSQLILALKDSVLNPEDEKEIEANKIISIPDLVSKDFFIELGKYNKRRNVEKLFSNIADGDNVLIVSHDNPDPDSIASSMALKYLLKKAKKVNVTIGYGGNVGRSENTNMLELLKIKMFTFDQINLNKINKVAMIETAPDGTTSYRGKIAPCIIIDHHPHRGQYNSAFVDIRPEIGANSTILTEYFIYSRYKMTKQIATALLYAIKTDTMSFNRGITSSDIEAFSYLYNLADLNLLKKIEQPSLSLEEFEAFGKATLKKKVVKGVLFSDIGEVKDREIIPQIADFCLELKGIKIAVVIGTINENLFLSARNKDIKIDAGKLLKKAFEELGSAGGHKLMAAAELKMSKLPKSRKEINSFIIENIIGNL from the coding sequence ATGAGTGTCTTGCTGGTTGACACAGGGGATTTTGTTCTCCAATTAGCAAATGCCTTCAAAGCAGACAGGAAGAAGCTCATAATATTATGCCAGAACATGAAGGTAACAGAACAACTGTTCAATAAAGGTTACAGTGTAATAAATGCGAGCCCTTTTGCAAAGTCAAGTTACAGGCAAATCGATTTTTCTGAACTTTCCGAGATAATCATAGGAGCAAAAAATATTAAGAAGGCAAAGCAGATTCTTGATTTCTTGAATAGCAGGAGAAAAGCTTCCTCGCAACTGATACTTGCGCTTAAGGACAGTGTTCTTAATCCTGAAGATGAAAAGGAAATAGAGGCCAACAAAATAATCTCAATTCCGGATCTAGTTTCAAAAGATTTCTTTATTGAACTTGGAAAGTACAATAAAAGAAGAAATGTTGAAAAATTGTTTTCTAATATTGCGGATGGTGACAATGTATTGATAGTTTCTCATGACAATCCTGATCCCGATTCAATTGCATCATCAATGGCTCTCAAATATTTATTGAAGAAGGCAAAAAAAGTTAATGTAACTATCGGATATGGCGGCAATGTCGGACGTTCAGAAAATACAAACATGCTGGAACTTCTAAAAATTAAGATGTTTACTTTTGATCAGATTAATCTAAATAAGATTAATAAGGTCGCGATGATTGAAACAGCCCCCGATGGAACTACCTCTTACAGAGGTAAAATAGCACCATGCATAATAATAGATCATCATCCGCACCGTGGACAATATAATTCTGCTTTTGTTGATATTAGGCCTGAAATAGGGGCTAACTCAACAATATTAACAGAATATTTTATTTACTCCCGGTACAAGATGACAAAACAAATTGCGACAGCTCTTTTATATGCAATAAAAACTGATACTATGTCATTCAATAGAGGTATTACTTCATCTGACATCGAAGCATTTTCCTACTTGTATAACCTTGCTGATTTGAATCTGTTAAAAAAAATAGAGCAGCCATCTCTTTCGCTTGAAGAATTTGAAGCTTTTGGTAAAGCCACATTGAAAAAAAAGGTCGTTAAAGGTGTTTTATTCTCAGATATCGGAGAGGTAAAAGACAGAGAGATAATCCCGCAGATTGCTGATTTTTGTCTGGAACTTAAAGGAATTAAGATTGCAGTTGTTATTGGAACTATAAATGAGAATTTGTTTTTATCTGCTAGAAATAAAGACATTAAAATCGATGCAGGCAAACTTTTAAAAAAGGCTTTTGAGGAATTAGGAAGTGCCGGTGGACATAAACTGATGGCCGCCGCTGAGTTAAAAATGTCAAAACTTCCAAAATCAAGAAAAGAAATTAATTCTTTTATAATTGAAAATATTATTGGAAATCTATAA